The Dehalococcoidia bacterium genome has a window encoding:
- a CDS encoding ammonium transporter — protein sequence MDFNPVALDIVWTLLATVLVFLMQAGFSLLEAGATRAKNSINIVMKNVMDMSLGSLVFWLVGFGFMFGSNSSGWIGTDNFLLSEIDPASETGYFDFAFFIFQTVFAATAATIISGAVAERTKFTAYLIYAVAVTGFIYPIFGSWVWGGGWLNDVGPGFVDFAGSTVVHSVGGWAALAGAIVVGPRLGKYIDGAPQRL from the coding sequence ATGGATTTTAATCCCGTAGCTCTTGATATAGTATGGACGCTACTGGCAACCGTTCTTGTATTCTTAATGCAAGCAGGTTTTTCTCTGTTAGAGGCTGGTGCGACAAGAGCAAAGAACTCAATAAACATAGTCATGAAAAATGTTATGGATATGTCCTTGGGTTCACTAGTGTTTTGGTTGGTTGGTTTTGGGTTTATGTTTGGAAGTAACAGTTCTGGATGGATCGGAACCGATAACTTCTTATTATCAGAAATAGACCCTGCATCTGAAACTGGATATTTTGATTTTGCATTCTTTATATTCCAGACCGTTTTTGCGGCAACAGCAGCAACTATTATTTCTGGTGCTGTGGCAGAAAGAACTAAATTCACTGCTTATCTTATTTATGCTGTAGCAGTAACTGGATTTATTTATCCAATATTTGGTTCATGGGTATGGGGTGGAGGATGGTTGAATGATGTTGGCCCTGGTTTTGTAGACTTTGCTGGTTCAACAGTTGTTCATAGTGTTGGTGGATGGGCTGCTTTAGCTGGTGCTATTGTAGTTGGTCCAAGACTTGGAAAATATATTGATGGTGCACCACAAAGATTA
- a CDS encoding alanine--glyoxylate aminotransferase family protein: MKPLKVNKRIILGPGPSSANPDVLKSMSNPILGYLDPDFFKILDDVRVSLKDLYRTKDHAFALSGSGSSGMEAGLTCLAERGDKVIICAYGYFCERQILMAERLGLEIIPIRTEWGKQMDPSLLEDALKENPDTKLVVATHAETSTGVLQNIEELGNIVSKTDALFMIDCVTSIAGTEILFDDWNLDFAYSGSQKCLASPPGLSPCAMSEKAYQYIKNRKAKPSSWYLDLSLVNDYWDKDHIPQYTVAVSSIYALYESLRLLEEEGLENRWNRHKVNAEKLRAGLTEIELNLPISPNDRLDQLTVVTKPDHIDDVEFRNKLIYDYNIEIGRGLGDFSGKVFRIGLMGESCKSEYVDQILEVFRKEI; this comes from the coding sequence TTGAAGCCTCTAAAAGTAAATAAAAGAATTATTCTAGGACCTGGTCCATCATCTGCTAATCCAGATGTCTTAAAATCTATGTCTAATCCAATACTTGGATATCTAGATCCAGATTTTTTTAAAATATTAGATGATGTAAGAGTCAGTCTTAAGGATCTTTACAGGACTAAAGATCATGCATTTGCTTTAAGTGGATCAGGATCTTCCGGAATGGAAGCTGGTCTAACTTGTTTAGCAGAAAGAGGTGATAAAGTTATAATTTGTGCTTATGGATATTTTTGTGAGAGACAAATTTTGATGGCAGAAAGACTTGGTTTAGAAATAATTCCTATAAGAACCGAATGGGGTAAACAAATGGACCCTTCACTTCTAGAAGACGCTCTAAAAGAAAATCCTGATACTAAACTTGTAGTTGCTACACATGCTGAAACGAGTACAGGAGTTTTGCAAAATATAGAAGAGTTAGGAAATATAGTTTCTAAAACTGACGCTTTATTTATGATTGATTGCGTTACTTCAATAGCAGGAACAGAAATTCTTTTTGATGATTGGAATTTAGATTTTGCATATTCAGGATCGCAAAAATGCCTTGCCTCTCCTCCAGGATTGTCTCCATGTGCTATGTCTGAAAAGGCATATCAATATATAAAAAACAGAAAGGCAAAGCCATCATCATGGTATCTAGATTTATCTTTGGTAAATGATTATTGGGATAAAGATCATATACCTCAATATACGGTTGCAGTGAGCTCAATCTATGCTCTTTATGAATCTCTCAGACTTCTTGAGGAAGAAGGTTTAGAAAATAGATGGAATAGGCATAAAGTTAATGCTGAAAAACTAAGAGCAGGTTTGACTGAAATTGAACTTAATTTACCTATATCTCCAAACGATAGATTAGATCAATTAACCGTAGTTACTAAACCTGACCACATAGATGACGTTGAATTCAGAAATAAACTAATTTATGACTACAATATTGAAATAGGTAGAGGGCTTGGAGACTTTTCAGGGAAAGTATTCAGAATTGGTCTAATGGGAGAATCTTGTAAGTCTGAGTATGTTGACCAAATATTAGAAGTTTTTAGAAAAGAAATTTAA
- a CDS encoding ammonium transporter, whose translation VLMALGVFILWFGWFGFNAGSTVSGNDGSIAVIFITTNLAAAAGAVGAMVLSYAIWKRFDVYMTLNGVIAGLVAITAGCANMGPGMALITGLIGGFVVVGSAVFLENVLKVDDPVGAIAAHGFTGAWGTLAVGLFAQEEFGGINGLLFGGGAGQLGAQFVGVIAAFVFVFGTSFVVFKLIDLTIGMRASDEEQEIGLDVTEHSASGYPDFTNVTQK comes from the coding sequence GTTTTGATGGCTCTTGGTGTTTTCATACTTTGGTTTGGTTGGTTTGGATTTAATGCTGGTTCAACAGTTTCTGGAAACGATGGATCAATAGCAGTAATTTTCATAACTACAAACTTAGCTGCAGCTGCTGGAGCAGTTGGTGCCATGGTTCTTTCATATGCAATTTGGAAGAGATTTGATGTGTATATGACACTTAATGGAGTAATTGCAGGTTTAGTTGCTATTACTGCAGGTTGTGCAAATATGGGCCCTGGAATGGCACTAATAACAGGACTAATTGGTGGTTTTGTTGTTGTAGGTTCCGCAGTCTTCCTTGAAAATGTTCTAAAAGTTGATGATCCAGTTGGTGCGATTGCAGCACATGGATTTACAGGAGCTTGGGGAACATTAGCTGTAGGCTTATTTGCCCAAGAAGAATTTGGCGGAATTAATGGATTATTATTCGGAGGTGGTGCCGGACAACTTGGAGCTCAATTTGTCGGTGTGATTGCAGCCTTCGTATTTGTTTTTGGAACTTCATTTGTGGTATTCAAACTGATTGATCTAACTATCGGTATGAGAGCATCAGATGAAGAGCAAGAAATCGGACTTGATGTTACTGAACATAGTGCATCAGGATATCCAGATTTCACAAACGTTACTCAAAAATAA
- a CDS encoding alpha-hydroxy-acid oxidizing protein, protein MKLKHCNNFHDFRKLAKKNLPSPIFHYIDGAAEDETTYRRNTSSYEDVDLVPNVLRGVEDIDLSTTIFGKKLDLPFYCSPTALQRLFHHQGERAVAKAAEKFGTMFGLSTIGTVPIEELSKINTPKMFQFYYHKDHGINDAVLDRVKESSFDVLALTVDTITSGNRERDLKTGFTSPPKLTLGSLYSFISKPKWGLNYVLREKFELPLLKDSVSELSNVSTSIGQYFSTMLDQSMDWNDAEKLSSDWGGHFALKGVMSVEDAKRAIDIGCTGIIISNHGGRQLDGQRSNFDQLAEIMDAVGDKIDVICEGGIQRSTHMLKALSMGAKAVAGGRLYLYALAAAGQAGVEKALGLYKTALERDMKLMGCKNISELGMNNLRFRYNN, encoded by the coding sequence ATGAAACTTAAACATTGTAATAACTTTCATGACTTTAGAAAGTTAGCTAAAAAAAACCTTCCATCTCCAATATTTCACTATATTGATGGAGCTGCTGAAGATGAAACAACATATAGAAGAAATACTAGTTCATATGAAGATGTAGATCTTGTTCCAAATGTTCTTCGTGGAGTTGAAGATATAGACTTATCTACAACTATTTTTGGAAAGAAATTAGATTTACCTTTTTACTGTTCTCCTACCGCTCTTCAAAGATTATTTCATCATCAAGGAGAGAGAGCTGTAGCAAAAGCAGCTGAAAAATTTGGAACAATGTTTGGGCTTTCTACGATTGGTACTGTACCAATAGAGGAATTAAGTAAAATAAATACTCCAAAAATGTTTCAGTTTTACTATCATAAAGATCATGGAATAAATGATGCTGTTTTAGATAGAGTTAAGGAATCATCATTCGATGTTTTAGCTCTTACAGTCGATACAATAACTTCAGGAAATAGAGAAAGAGATCTAAAAACCGGATTTACTTCTCCTCCAAAATTAACTTTAGGAAGCTTGTATAGTTTTATTTCAAAACCTAAGTGGGGATTGAACTATGTTCTTAGAGAAAAATTCGAGTTACCACTTCTAAAAGACAGCGTAAGTGAATTATCTAATGTATCCACTTCTATTGGACAATACTTTTCAACCATGCTAGATCAATCCATGGATTGGAATGATGCGGAAAAACTTTCTTCAGATTGGGGTGGTCATTTTGCCCTAAAAGGAGTTATGTCTGTTGAAGATGCAAAAAGAGCCATCGATATAGGATGTACAGGAATAATCATATCTAATCATGGAGGCAGACAACTTGATGGACAGAGATCTAACTTCGATCAACTTGCTGAAATAATGGATGCTGTTGGAGATAAAATTGATGTAATTTGTGAAGGCGGAATACAAAGATCAACGCATATGCTCAAGGCATTATCTATGGGAGCAAAGGCCGTTGCTGGTGGTAGATTATATCTTTATGCCCTTGCTGCAGCTGGTCAGGCTGGTGTTGAGAAAGCCTTGGGATTATATAAAACTGCTCTAGAGAGGGATATGAAACTTATGGGTTGTAAAAACATAAGTGAGCTTGGAATGAATAACCTGAGGTTTAGATATAATAATTAA
- a CDS encoding fructose-1,6-bisphosphatase, with protein MDNKNITLAQHLDNLKIDSDLKSIINIISKTCYEISEVVRVSKINSLVGKTGKINVQGEQVEKLDQFSNDLLIKNLSDSGKVFLMGSEEIESVIIPSPNNQEAEYVVVFDPLDGSSNIDVSVTIGTIFGIYKKINNDQNDESNLLQKGKDAIVAGYTVYGSSSDMCVSMSEDTSIFSFDENGIPFLTIKNISYGNEKIYSINESKWNNFSDKDKRWLKSLKSGANGNYTSRYVGSLVADFHRNLIKGGIFSYPADSKTGLGKLRLIYECNPLSLIAKNANGFASDGEKNILNIKPDNLHQRVGFYVGNNAEMHIYENT; from the coding sequence ATGGATAATAAAAATATTACTCTTGCCCAGCATCTGGATAACTTAAAAATAGACTCTGATCTTAAGAGTATTATTAATATTATTTCTAAGACTTGCTACGAAATTTCTGAAGTAGTTCGAGTTTCTAAGATTAATAGTTTAGTTGGTAAAACAGGTAAAATAAATGTTCAAGGTGAACAGGTAGAAAAATTAGATCAATTTTCTAATGACTTATTAATAAAAAATTTATCAGATTCAGGAAAAGTTTTCTTGATGGGATCTGAAGAAATTGAATCAGTTATTATTCCGAGCCCAAATAATCAAGAAGCTGAATATGTTGTAGTTTTTGATCCTCTGGATGGATCATCTAATATTGATGTTTCAGTAACAATAGGTACAATCTTTGGAATTTATAAAAAAATTAATAATGATCAAAATGATGAATCAAACCTTCTGCAGAAGGGTAAGGATGCAATAGTTGCTGGGTATACTGTTTATGGCTCATCTTCAGATATGTGCGTTTCAATGAGTGAAGATACGTCTATTTTTAGCTTCGATGAAAATGGTATACCATTTCTAACAATTAAAAACATTTCTTATGGTAACGAAAAGATATATTCAATAAATGAATCTAAATGGAATAATTTTTCAGACAAAGATAAAAGATGGCTCAAATCACTTAAATCTGGTGCAAATGGTAATTATACTTCTAGATATGTAGGGTCATTAGTAGCTGATTTTCATAGAAATCTAATCAAAGGTGGTATATTTTCTTATCCTGCTGACTCTAAAACAGGTTTAGGAAAATTAAGATTGATTTATGAGTGCAATCCTTTGTCTTTGATAGCAAAAAATGCAAATGGATTTGCCTCAGATGGGGAGAAAAATATATTAAATATCAAACCAGATAATTTGCATCAAAGAGTAGGGTTTTATGTAGGAAATAATGCAGAAATGCATATATATGAAAATACTTAA
- a CDS encoding M20 family metallopeptidase: protein MDFKKLLSNTDNNLITHRRILHSIPELGFEEYKTSQYIQDELEKLGIPFKTDYGKTGVVGIIKGGLGGGRSIMIRADIDGLPLTEETGLDFASKNGAMHACGHDGHVSILLETARILNSLKDSLKGEIILCFQPAEEIVQGALAMINDGLFDDYHPERVIGLHIWNQLPSGFVGVNDSAVFASADAFSLEVKGRGGHGALPHLNIDPIVAASHIISNAQTIVSREISPQDPGVLTFGKIESGFAPNIIPDTVNIEGTIRAYSQEVREKIYSSLDRISKLSAESMRSTASTEIMYGAGPVVNEQEVASWVRDKAREVLDDSLVGPTEPVSVGDDMAEFLQRIPGVYFLLGASVGNKYPHHNTKFDFDEKAMINGVKVFLSCTLDFLNN from the coding sequence ATGGATTTTAAAAAATTATTAAGTAATACCGATAATAACTTAATTACTCATAGAAGAATACTTCATTCAATTCCTGAATTAGGATTTGAAGAATATAAAACTTCACAATATATCCAAGATGAGCTAGAAAAATTAGGAATTCCTTTCAAAACTGATTATGGGAAAACTGGAGTAGTTGGCATAATTAAGGGAGGATTAGGAGGAGGAAGATCCATAATGATAAGAGCGGATATAGATGGATTACCCTTAACTGAAGAAACTGGACTAGATTTTGCTTCTAAAAATGGAGCTATGCATGCCTGTGGTCATGATGGACATGTATCTATTCTTTTAGAAACTGCTAGAATTTTAAATTCTCTAAAAGATTCACTTAAAGGTGAAATAATTCTGTGCTTTCAACCTGCAGAAGAAATTGTTCAAGGCGCACTGGCTATGATTAATGATGGTTTATTTGACGATTATCATCCAGAAAGAGTTATTGGACTTCATATTTGGAACCAATTACCTTCGGGATTTGTAGGGGTTAATGATTCAGCTGTTTTTGCTTCTGCAGATGCTTTTTCATTAGAAGTTAAGGGTAGAGGAGGCCATGGAGCGCTACCTCATCTTAACATAGATCCAATTGTAGCGGCATCTCATATTATTTCTAATGCCCAGACTATTGTAAGTAGGGAAATATCCCCTCAAGATCCAGGAGTATTAACTTTTGGAAAAATTGAATCAGGATTTGCTCCTAATATTATTCCTGATACAGTGAATATAGAAGGAACAATTAGAGCATATTCACAAGAAGTTCGAGAAAAAATTTACTCATCATTGGATAGAATTAGTAAGTTGAGTGCAGAATCTATGAGATCTACAGCAAGCACAGAAATCATGTATGGAGCCGGTCCAGTCGTAAACGAACAAGAAGTAGCATCATGGGTCAGAGATAAGGCTAGAGAAGTCTTGGATGATTCATTAGTTGGACCAACTGAACCTGTAAGTGTTGGTGATGATATGGCTGAATTTTTACAGAGAATTCCAGGGGTATATTTTCTTTTAGGTGCAAGTGTAGGTAATAAATATCCACACCATAATACTAAATTTGATTTTGATGAAAAAGCTATGATTAATGGTGTAAAAGTTTTTTTATCTTGCACCCTAGATTTCTTAAATAACTAG
- a CDS encoding fructose-bisphosphate aldolase class I — protein MNKNELKKVANFMVSPRKGILAADESTGTIKKRFDSIKLDSTEENRRDWRQLLFQTRSISDYISGVILFDETLRQNTSDGQSIVELLNENEIVPGIKVDKSTHQLAGFPGEVITEGLDGLRDRLQEYYDIGARFTKWRAVINISDILPSKYAINVNSYLLAMYASLSQEIGLVPIVEPEVLMDGDHTIDKCSEVTDITLSKVFQHLNEADVYLPGIILKPNMILSGKDSKNRAKPESVANYTIDVLNKNVPSEVPGIAFLSGGQEDQESIDNLNSINLLAKIKKSPWQLTYSYGRGLQSAPLRIWNGKKENIAMAQKEFEKRGISASKASQGIY, from the coding sequence ATGAACAAAAATGAATTAAAAAAAGTTGCAAATTTTATGGTATCTCCTAGAAAAGGAATATTAGCAGCTGATGAAAGCACAGGAACCATAAAAAAAAGGTTTGACTCTATAAAGCTAGATTCTACTGAAGAAAATAGAAGAGACTGGAGACAGCTTCTTTTTCAAACAAGGTCAATATCCGACTACATAAGCGGAGTTATACTTTTTGACGAAACTCTGAGACAAAATACTTCTGATGGTCAATCTATTGTTGAACTACTAAATGAAAATGAAATAGTACCAGGCATTAAAGTTGATAAATCTACACATCAACTAGCAGGTTTCCCTGGAGAAGTGATCACTGAAGGATTAGATGGATTACGTGACAGACTTCAAGAGTATTACGATATCGGAGCTAGATTTACTAAATGGAGAGCAGTCATTAATATTAGTGATATCCTACCCAGTAAATATGCAATAAATGTTAATTCTTACCTTCTAGCAATGTACGCATCTTTAAGTCAGGAAATAGGATTAGTGCCTATAGTTGAACCGGAAGTTTTAATGGATGGTGATCATACAATAGATAAATGTTCTGAAGTTACTGATATTACTTTGTCTAAAGTTTTTCAACATCTCAATGAAGCTGATGTTTATTTACCAGGTATTATACTGAAGCCAAATATGATTTTATCAGGGAAAGATTCCAAGAATAGAGCTAAACCAGAATCTGTTGCAAATTATACTATTGATGTATTAAATAAAAATGTGCCTTCTGAAGTTCCAGGTATAGCCTTTCTATCTGGGGGGCAAGAAGATCAAGAATCCATTGATAACTTGAACTCTATAAATTTATTAGCAAAAATTAAAAAATCCCCATGGCAACTAACTTATTCTTATGGAAGAGGATTACAATCTGCTCCATTAAGAATTTGGAATGGGAAAAAAGAAAATATAGCTATGGCTCAAAAAGAATTTGAAAAAAGAGGGATTTCTGCTTCAAAAGCGAGTCAAGGGATTTATTAA
- a CDS encoding SDR family oxidoreductase → MDLGLNGKNAIITGGSDGIGLAAAISLSKEGANVAILARTQEKLDNAVTEIKRDAKGKVLAISTDVREESSVISSINKVKDEFGKIDILVNNAGTSSASPLEEMTNEQLTEDLNLKVYGAIFCARAVIDDMKSNRSGSIINITTPGGKATAGGSQPTSLSRAAGISLTKAWSKEYAAQNIRVNTVCVGLLKSGQHRTRVENIQKEKPDYTLEDHWEVMGKNVPMGRVGEAIEVGNVICFLSSSKASYVTGTAINVDGGTSPVV, encoded by the coding sequence ATGGACCTTGGATTAAATGGCAAAAATGCAATAATTACGGGAGGAAGTGACGGTATTGGTTTAGCTGCTGCAATCTCATTATCTAAAGAAGGGGCCAATGTAGCAATTCTTGCAAGAACTCAAGAAAAACTTGATAACGCTGTTACAGAGATCAAAAGAGATGCTAAGGGTAAAGTATTAGCAATATCTACAGACGTAAGAGAAGAATCTTCAGTTATAAGCTCAATAAATAAAGTAAAAGATGAATTTGGAAAAATTGATATTCTAGTTAATAACGCTGGGACGTCATCTGCTTCTCCGCTTGAGGAAATGACAAATGAACAATTAACTGAAGATCTTAACTTAAAAGTTTATGGAGCAATATTTTGTGCCAGAGCAGTCATAGATGATATGAAATCCAATAGATCAGGAAGTATTATCAATATAACAACACCTGGTGGAAAAGCAACAGCAGGAGGAAGTCAACCTACCTCTCTATCTAGAGCTGCAGGAATTTCTCTAACAAAAGCATGGTCTAAAGAATATGCAGCCCAAAATATAAGAGTTAATACTGTTTGTGTTGGACTACTAAAATCTGGTCAACACAGAACTAGAGTAGAAAATATTCAGAAGGAAAAGCCTGATTACACACTAGAAGATCACTGGGAAGTTATGGGAAAAAATGTGCCAATGGGAAGAGTTGGTGAAGCTATAGAAGTAGGTAATGTTATTTGTTTCTTGTCATCATCTAAAGCTAGTTATGTAACAGGAACAGCTATTAATGTTGATGGAGGAACATCTCCGGTAGTCTAG
- a CDS encoding winged helix-turn-helix domain-containing protein has translation MLKVKEEIYEISYNNEVIDLTPKEYELLKTLIYQSHKVLSKSEITEQIWPNKTPKSRVVDTYVSRIRKKLKRFGHPGIMVQSKRGYRLI, from the coding sequence ATGCTTAAGGTCAAAGAAGAAATATATGAGATTTCTTACAATAATGAAGTTATAGATTTAACTCCAAAAGAGTATGAACTCTTAAAAACACTTATATATCAATCACATAAAGTTCTTAGTAAATCTGAAATTACTGAGCAAATTTGGCCAAATAAAACTCCCAAATCTAGAGTTGTTGATACATATGTATCTCGAATTAGAAAAAAATTAAAGAGATTCGGGCACCCTGGAATAATGGTTCAAAGTAAAAGAGGATATAGGCTTATCTAA
- a CDS encoding pyridoxal-phosphate dependent enzyme, with translation MKKYSLNCSICDVRQSNNSISNIFCDCNRKALLYCEDISINNINPIESIKNSKNLISLGEGNTPLVKLEKIGEKLGLNKLFAKLEFMSPTGSFKDRGSALVVSVAKREKVKEFVEDSSGNAGASLSAYAAAANIKAHIFVPDTAGKGKLDQISIFGAKLHKISGPRENSTIEAKKFSEKNDIPYISHNLSPYFSEGMKSFAYEIYNEIKEIDHIIFPTGNGSLLLGTWRGYKDIMKSNKTILPKLHVAQSKNIEPIVAKLNSKKWKFDIHKKTLASGISVSNPPRINEIIQAVKSSAGEGVSSTDEEALIWHDILAKEEGIFSEITCAFVFPALEKLIRNKKIKKDETVLLPITGSGLKEPIL, from the coding sequence ATGAAAAAATATTCTCTGAATTGTTCTATTTGTGATGTTAGACAATCTAATAACTCAATTTCTAATATTTTTTGTGACTGCAACCGTAAAGCTTTACTTTATTGTGAAGATATTTCAATTAATAATATAAATCCTATTGAATCTATAAAGAATTCTAAAAATTTAATCTCACTTGGGGAGGGAAATACGCCATTAGTTAAGTTAGAAAAAATTGGTGAAAAACTAGGCCTAAATAAATTATTTGCTAAGCTTGAATTTATGTCTCCAACAGGTTCATTTAAGGATAGAGGTAGTGCCTTAGTTGTGAGTGTTGCTAAAAGAGAAAAAGTTAAAGAATTTGTGGAGGATTCTTCTGGAAATGCTGGTGCATCTCTATCTGCTTATGCTGCTGCGGCAAATATAAAAGCTCATATCTTTGTTCCGGATACTGCAGGAAAGGGTAAACTCGATCAAATATCTATTTTTGGAGCAAAATTACACAAAATATCAGGACCAAGGGAAAATTCTACTATTGAAGCAAAGAAATTCTCTGAAAAAAATGATATTCCATATATATCTCATAATTTATCGCCATATTTTTCTGAAGGTATGAAAAGCTTTGCTTATGAAATTTATAATGAGATCAAAGAAATAGATCATATAATTTTTCCAACAGGAAATGGATCTCTACTTCTAGGTACCTGGAGAGGTTATAAAGACATTATGAAATCTAATAAAACTATCCTTCCTAAATTACATGTAGCTCAGTCTAAGAATATTGAACCAATAGTAGCTAAATTAAATAGCAAAAAATGGAAATTTGATATACACAAAAAAACTCTCGCTTCTGGAATATCTGTTTCTAACCCTCCAAGAATTAATGAGATTATTCAAGCTGTAAAATCTTCTGCAGGTGAAGGGGTTTCATCTACTGATGAAGAAGCTCTTATTTGGCATGATATATTGGCAAAAGAAGAAGGGATTTTTAGTGAAATAACGTGTGCTTTTGTTTTTCCTGCATTAGAAAAACTAATAAGAAACAAAAAAATTAAAAAGGATGAAACTGTTCTTCTACCAATCACTGGATCTGGATTAAAAGAACCTATTTTATAG
- a CDS encoding PLP-dependent aminotransferase family protein: MSISSKFNFDNLWSEKSTDADRLITEHAKYDFAVAYPPYEAVPMYGLIDGLKSKVDADLEKVSIEMAYYPHVQGDESLREFTANKIKTDRGINVNKESIVLCNGSGEANGLVIQALIDPGDFVITEQFVYMGTTKQLNYFDANIVGSPIDDQGLIPHKFEETILEIKRNNGVMPKMLYTIPEHQNPTGSTLPKSRRIEIIEICHKYGIPILEDDCYVDNRFEGSPEPSFASLDDSGMVIYVGSFSKLIAPGLRMGFFTASDEVIDRALSVKVGSGPNQFTAYAIDGFLRSNLDLQKSNYDKILKDKKESMERGLQEFFSNTSAKWSSPKGGCYTWLEMTDGTNLSEVRDEVFDRGVGYIAGDMFAPNGDGQNMARLCFAFESVEKNYEGIKELASIFKSLKVI; this comes from the coding sequence ATGAGCATTTCAAGTAAATTCAATTTTGATAATTTATGGTCCGAAAAATCAACTGACGCAGATAGACTTATAACAGAGCATGCAAAGTATGATTTTGCTGTAGCTTATCCACCTTATGAAGCTGTTCCAATGTACGGGCTTATAGATGGTTTAAAATCAAAAGTTGATGCAGATTTAGAAAAAGTTTCTATTGAAATGGCTTATTATCCTCATGTTCAAGGTGATGAATCATTAAGAGAATTCACTGCGAATAAAATTAAAACTGATAGAGGTATAAATGTAAATAAAGAATCTATTGTTTTGTGTAATGGATCAGGAGAAGCCAATGGATTGGTTATTCAAGCTTTGATTGATCCAGGTGACTTTGTTATCACTGAACAATTTGTTTATATGGGTACTACTAAGCAATTAAACTATTTTGATGCTAATATCGTGGGATCACCAATTGATGATCAAGGTTTAATACCTCATAAGTTTGAAGAAACAATTTTAGAAATTAAGAGAAATAATGGAGTAATGCCAAAAATGCTTTATACTATTCCAGAGCATCAAAATCCTACTGGTTCAACTCTTCCTAAGTCAAGAAGAATAGAAATTATAGAAATTTGTCACAAATATGGCATTCCTATATTAGAAGACGATTGTTATGTAGATAATAGATTTGAAGGTTCACCAGAACCATCTTTTGCTTCACTTGATGATTCTGGAATGGTCATTTATGTCGGATCATTTTCAAAACTTATAGCACCTGGATTAAGAATGGGATTTTTTACAGCAAGTGATGAAGTTATAGATAGAGCCCTGTCTGTAAAGGTTGGTTCTGGCCCTAATCAGTTTACTGCATATGCTATAGATGGATTCCTAAGAAGTAATTTAGATCTACAAAAATCAAATTATGACAAAATATTGAAAGATAAAAAAGAATCTATGGAAAGAGGTTTACAGGAATTTTTTTCTAATACTAGTGCAAAATGGTCCTCTCCTAAAGGTGGTTGTTACACTTGGTTGGAAATGACAGATGGGACTAATCTATCTGAAGTTAGAGATGAAGTTTTTGATAGAGGAGTTGGGTATATTGCCGGAGATATGTTTGCCCCAAATGGGGATGGACAGAATATGGCTAGATTATGTTTTGCTTTTGAATCGGTTGAAAAAAATTATGAGGGAATTAAAGAGTTAGCTTCAATATTTAAGAGCCTAAAAGTAATTTAA